A window of Deltaproteobacteria bacterium contains these coding sequences:
- a CDS encoding CBS domain-containing protein — MTKETPRKIMPTHLHVIGPEETLKAAVSLMRDKNISCLPVVRGDVAVGILTERDLVRFILKFGLVFDGYLVRDVMTSRVITVSENEDLYDVYSRMCGNRIRHLVLTDACGKVVGIKTFTDLMISLGREYLAEIKTVGEVMTREIFTAQKETSVREALNLMLGHNISCVPVVENERPVGIITERDLGRLASGGPEVLDQRMKEVMRGPVHGIKESVYAFDAVSLMNDLGVRHLTVTDDSGRFVGLVTQTDMVVALIKRHASLEFLIRKRTRQLTRKSEELEFSNQQLRHLDEIKSAFLSSVSHELRTPLTSLLGFAKITGKTFARHFHPLAQGNEKLMAQGEKILGNLNILVHEGERMTRLINDFLDLTKIEAGRIEWHDKLVQASEFVLHAANSLQAQFEAKEGVELKIRVEENLPAVYVDMDRMLQVMINLLSNAAKFTDRGSVTVEAVNVDNEFVEVRVVDTGPGIPADEVNKIFDKFHQLEKRGQGQKISGTGLGLAICKEIVEHYKGRIWAESVVGRGSSFRFRIPTAGQAVKEMSLKIKTVSSGAGDPQVPIVLAVDDSSAIREYLAQLFSDEGFRIVTVPDGRKALEVAEEVLPQCIVMDLMMPGMDGGETIRHLRDNPVTKDIPVIVLSAYPGRKIQGQDASIPKPVDETLLIQTVRGLIRGGRIQGRKCILVPNYKSGGNMLMISAGKLSFVKPEELKGDLSDRFSGTVFLPGRALGDPGTMRAVSTIDDVLIMIMSDDTDHEQGDQDD, encoded by the coding sequence ATGACCAAAGAAACGCCAAGGAAGATCATGCCGACACACCTTCACGTTATCGGCCCCGAGGAGACGCTCAAGGCCGCCGTCTCCCTGATGCGGGACAAGAATATTTCATGCCTGCCCGTGGTCAGAGGGGATGTGGCTGTGGGCATCCTGACCGAGCGGGATCTGGTCCGTTTCATTCTCAAGTTCGGCCTCGTCTTCGATGGCTATCTTGTCCGGGACGTGATGACCTCCAGGGTGATCACCGTTTCGGAGAACGAGGACCTCTACGACGTCTATTCCCGGATGTGCGGGAACCGGATTCGGCATTTGGTGCTGACCGACGCTTGTGGCAAGGTAGTGGGCATCAAGACCTTCACCGATCTGATGATCAGCCTGGGCCGTGAATATCTGGCCGAGATCAAGACCGTGGGCGAGGTCATGACTAGGGAGATATTCACGGCGCAGAAGGAAACATCCGTGCGTGAGGCTCTGAACCTCATGCTCGGCCACAACATCAGTTGTGTCCCGGTGGTTGAGAACGAACGTCCTGTGGGAATCATCACCGAGCGAGATCTCGGTCGTTTGGCTTCGGGCGGGCCGGAGGTCCTCGATCAGAGGATGAAGGAGGTCATGCGCGGTCCGGTCCACGGGATCAAGGAGAGCGTCTACGCCTTCGACGCAGTCTCCCTGATGAACGACCTGGGCGTTCGCCATCTTACGGTGACCGACGACTCCGGCCGATTTGTGGGCCTGGTGACCCAGACGGACATGGTGGTCGCTCTCATCAAGCGCCACGCCAGCCTGGAGTTCCTGATCCGCAAGCGGACCAGACAACTGACCCGTAAGAGCGAGGAGCTGGAGTTCTCGAACCAGCAATTGCGGCATCTGGACGAGATCAAGTCGGCCTTCCTGTCCTCGGTTTCCCACGAATTGCGCACCCCTCTGACTTCGCTTTTGGGCTTCGCCAAGATCACCGGCAAGACCTTCGCCCGCCATTTCCATCCCTTGGCCCAGGGCAACGAAAAGCTCATGGCTCAGGGCGAGAAGATCCTTGGCAACCTGAATATCCTGGTCCACGAGGGGGAGCGGATGACCAGGCTGATCAACGATTTTTTGGATCTGACGAAGATCGAGGCCGGCAGGATCGAATGGCATGACAAGCTTGTTCAGGCTTCGGAGTTTGTTCTACACGCCGCAAACTCGCTTCAGGCCCAGTTTGAGGCCAAGGAAGGCGTTGAGTTGAAGATCCGGGTGGAAGAGAATCTCCCGGCAGTCTATGTGGACATGGACCGGATGCTTCAGGTGATGATCAATCTTTTGAGCAACGCTGCCAAGTTCACGGATCGGGGTTCGGTCACGGTTGAGGCCGTCAACGTGGACAACGAATTCGTCGAGGTTCGGGTCGTCGATACTGGACCAGGGATTCCGGCGGACGAGGTGAACAAGATCTTCGACAAGTTTCACCAACTGGAGAAGAGGGGACAGGGGCAGAAAATTTCCGGCACGGGCCTGGGGCTGGCTATCTGCAAGGAAATCGTGGAGCACTACAAGGGTCGAATCTGGGCCGAGTCCGTGGTCGGCCGGGGCAGCTCCTTTAGATTTCGCATTCCGACGGCCGGTCAGGCGGTCAAGGAAATGTCGCTGAAAATCAAGACGGTCAGTTCCGGGGCCGGAGACCCACAGGTCCCAATAGTTCTGGCCGTTGACGACAGTTCGGCTATCCGGGAGTACCTGGCGCAATTGTTCTCTGACGAGGGGTTCCGGATCGTGACCGTGCCCGATGGACGCAAGGCCCTGGAAGTGGCCGAGGAAGTGCTGCCCCAGTGCATTGTCATGGACTTGATGATGCCTGGTATGGACGGAGGGGAGACCATCCGGCACCTGCGAGACAACCCGGTCACAAAGGACATTCCGGTGATCGTTCTTTCGGCCTATCCCGGACGCAAGATTCAGGGGCAGGACGCCTCCATCCCCAAGCCGGTGGATGAAACCCTGCTGATCCAGACGGTCAGGGGACTGATCCGGGGCGGCCGTATCCAGGGTCGGAAGTGCATACTCGTCCCAAACTACAAGTCCGGGGGGAACATGCTCATGATCTCGGCCGGCAAGCTGAGTTTCGTCAAGCCCGAGGAATTGAAAGGCGATCTTTCGGATCGTTTTTCGGGCACGGTTTTTTTGCCCGGAAGGGCCCTGGGCGATCCCGGAACCATGCGGGCCGTATCTACCATCGACGATGTCCTGATCATGATCATGTCCGACGACACGGATCATGAACAGGGGGATCAAGACGATTGA
- a CDS encoding response regulator has protein sequence MSKKILVVDDEAHVRLLLEQTLEELEDDFGVRILAASDGQEALDVIVHEFPDLVFLDVMMPRMNGYQVCEAVASNPDLQGITIVLLTAKGQEADRRQGLETGAFRYMTKPFDPDELLDLSKVLLGLA, from the coding sequence ATGAGCAAGAAGATTCTCGTCGTGGACGACGAGGCGCATGTCAGGCTGCTGCTGGAACAGACTTTGGAGGAGCTGGAGGACGATTTCGGAGTGCGCATTCTGGCGGCCTCGGATGGTCAGGAGGCCTTGGACGTCATCGTTCACGAGTTTCCGGATCTCGTGTTTTTGGACGTGATGATGCCCAGGATGAATGGCTATCAGGTTTGCGAGGCCGTGGCCTCCAATCCGGACCTGCAGGGAATCACAATCGTCCTGCTGACGGCCAAGGGCCAGGAGGCGGACCGCAGGCAGGGCCTGGAAACAGGGGCTTTCCGGTATATGACCAAGCCTTTCGATCCCGACGAACTGCTCGATTTGTCCAAGGTTCTGCTGGGGTTAGCCTAG
- a CDS encoding zinc metalloprotease has product MSAFRINPVFLAVLVILTFVLAAKAESRPHSTFSTQADGQVVVDGLAFGSMQAYLNSDYFRLSGKRCGTMSPERIESDQGSAQKSLSDCTTAQTVIQNEYWPNTVLTIPVVVHIIHKTDGTGNLDDGRINRQIDVLNKDYAAMAGTLGEEGFNTMIQFRLETVTRTANDNWFDDNDEEIYKTALGWDRSRYCNIYVNSAGGNLGYAYFPQDSPGVRDGLVIFYDVFGGRREGIAPYNQGRTAVHEMGHYLGLYHTFEGYEACQNTYTTGDLIVDTPAEAEDHYGCTQTSTCASPDPIHNYMNYTDDSCMNQFTREQANRMVCSLLNYRPDLAVDPPKPRPITPVFMLLLDD; this is encoded by the coding sequence GTGAGCGCATTCCGAATCAACCCTGTATTTTTAGCCGTTCTTGTAATCTTGACTTTCGTCCTAGCTGCCAAGGCTGAATCCAGACCCCATTCCACATTTTCCACGCAAGCCGATGGCCAAGTCGTGGTCGACGGCCTCGCTTTCGGCTCTATGCAAGCCTACCTGAACTCCGACTACTTTCGACTGTCCGGCAAACGCTGCGGAACCATGAGTCCCGAACGTATCGAAAGCGATCAGGGAAGCGCCCAGAAAAGCCTTTCCGACTGCACCACGGCACAAACCGTCATCCAAAACGAGTACTGGCCGAACACGGTTCTGACCATCCCGGTCGTGGTCCATATCATCCACAAAACCGATGGCACGGGAAATCTGGATGATGGCCGTATCAACCGCCAGATCGACGTCTTGAACAAAGATTATGCGGCCATGGCCGGGACCTTGGGCGAAGAAGGGTTTAATACCATGATCCAGTTCAGGCTGGAGACCGTCACCAGAACGGCCAACGACAACTGGTTCGACGACAACGACGAGGAGATCTACAAGACGGCCCTTGGCTGGGACCGGTCCCGCTACTGCAACATCTACGTCAACTCGGCCGGCGGCAACCTCGGCTACGCCTATTTTCCCCAGGACAGCCCCGGCGTTCGCGACGGTCTGGTCATTTTTTATGATGTCTTTGGAGGACGAAGGGAAGGCATTGCTCCGTACAACCAAGGCCGCACCGCCGTCCACGAAATGGGCCACTACCTGGGGCTCTACCACACATTCGAAGGCTACGAGGCCTGTCAGAACACCTACACCACCGGGGACCTGATCGTGGACACCCCGGCCGAGGCCGAAGATCATTACGGATGCACTCAGACCTCAACCTGCGCTTCGCCCGACCCCATCCACAACTACATGAACTACACCGACGACTCGTGCATGAACCAGTTCACTCGAGAGCAGGCCAACCGCATGGTCTGCTCGCTTCTCAATTATCGACCAGACCTCGCGGTCGATCCGCCGAAACCGAGGCCCATCACCCCTGTGTTCATGCTCCTCCTCGACGACTGA